The DNA region GCCGCCAGTGCGCCCGCGCGGTCGACGAATTCCTCACCGGCGCCTCCGGCCTACCGCGCTAGCGGCCCGGCCGCTCCTTAGTTTTTCTCTTGACCTCAATTGGCAAAAAAAAATTCCCGTCGGCCCATTGCCATATTTGCACAATTGCGCAAATATACATGGATATTAGCGAGGAACACCCGCCATGCAGCCCAACCCGACGCCCCTGGAAGTGATTTCGAACCTGGCCGAGGATAACTCTCGCGGCTCCGGCCTCGAAGGTTTGCTCGAGCCCCGCCTTTTCAAGGCGCTCGGAGATCCCACCCGGGTCGCCATCCTGCTCACCCTGGCGCAATCGCGAGACGGCCTGCCGGTGGGCGAAGTGGCGGCACGCAGTCCGGTCGACGTCTCGGTAGTATCACGCCATCTGGCGGTGCTGCGCGAGGCCGGCATCGTGGAGTGCGAACGCCAGGGCAAGGTGGTTTTCTACTGGGTGCGCTACGGCGCCCTGACCAGCAGTCTGCGCGCGCTTGCCGATGCCCTCGATCAATGCTGTCCGACTCAAGGAGCCAATTGATGCCACTCTCGATTTATCTTCCGCAATTGCAGGATTCGCTGATTTTCTTCGCCATCGTGTCGGCGGAGATGACGGTCCTTTTCATCGGCATCACCTTTCTTGTCGGCATTATCCTGGAGCTCTTCCCGGCCGAGCGCATCAGCGCCATCATGTCGGCGCGGCGCGGCCACGGCTATGCGGTGGGTGCCGGTTTGGGGGCGCTGACGCCCTTT from Alphaproteobacteria bacterium includes:
- a CDS encoding metalloregulator ArsR/SmtB family transcription factor, producing MQPNPTPLEVISNLAEDNSRGSGLEGLLEPRLFKALGDPTRVAILLTLAQSRDGLPVGEVAARSPVDVSVVSRHLAVLREAGIVECERQGKVVFYWVRYGALTSSLRALADALDQCCPTQGAN